From the Cucumis sativus cultivar 9930 chromosome 5, Cucumber_9930_V3, whole genome shotgun sequence genome, the window CGCCAGATGAAGTGATTGGGTATCGTAAGAATCCTACAACAAAGGAGTGGGAGTTACTAATCAGCTGGAAAGAGTTGGCACCACATGAAGTCACATGGGAGAATTGGGATGATTTTGCACGACAGTTTCCATATTTCCACGTTTGAGGACAAGGTGATTTTGGAGGAGGAATGCAATGTTAGACCTTCAATTGTGTTTCAATatagcaaaagaaagaagaaagaaaatgcttGTGTTATTGAGGATGAGGGCATATTAAGTGTTATTGAGGGGGAAGTTACAGTCGGTTAGAAGATAGGAGCAATTCACCCCGAGATTGTCCCGAGCAATTACATTATTCCACCCCGAGATTGTCCCAAGTTATTACATCATTACACCTCGAGATTGTCCCAAGTTATTGAGGGTGAGGGCACATTAAGTGTTAGTAAGGAGAAGTTACAGCCGGTTAGAAGATAGGAGCAGTTAAATAGGAGTGGAGTGGGAAAGAGAATGTTGTTCAGTTTTTTTGGGTAGTTTTGGTTTCTGCACTCTTCCTTGAGAGACAGGTTAGGCAGAGAaggttatgttttttttttttctttagggtGTTTTTAGTTCTGTTTGTTTGAATTCAAAACTGTTTGTTCAACAATTCTTTGAAATCtttgaagaattttcaatCCAATTAGAACACAAttatttggtgttctatcagaGATACCTTACAGATCAGAGATCCCTTTGAGCTTCGTCAAAGCTTCTTTGATTTCTAATATTTCTGTGACACACTGCCCCATTgagtaataatataattttaagaaaactacCTACAGCCTCAGAGATGGGggtaaatttatttaattcttttcagtCATGGATTTATGTCTAGTGAATTGCAAAATgttatgtttcttttgttaGAAACTCAAAAAGCTGAGAGTTTGCATTGTTTCTCTTGAACCCacagaaacaaaagaaagtcTTGTTGCAAATTTGGCAAACTTTTCTTATGATCCTTACAATTATTCCTTCTTACGCCAGGTATTAAATCTCTACTTTTGATATTACTGTGCTTTGTTTCAGAGCTTCTCCATAGATGTTTGCCTACTTATCCCCTTCtctaaaacaattttactGAATTGTAATTTTGTGAGCAGCTAAATGTTCTGGAGCTTTTTTTGGACTGCATGACAGAGCCAAATGAGAAGCTTATTGAATTTGGTATTGGAGGGATCTGCAATTCTTGTGTTGGTGtgattttggaatttgaaCCTTGGGttgtttcataatttaaaatttatttgatttagatGTGAGTGCTGTTTGTTCTACCTATTGGATGACTAACTGACCACTGATACATCTACTGTTACTTTTTTCATGCAGACCCTGCTAATGCTTCTATTATAACTCAGTGTGGTGGAATTCCCCTCATCATTGAATGCTTGTCAAGTCCTGTAAAAAACACTGTAAGTTGAGAACCTTGTGCGTGTTTGCTTCTTGTCAGGTTTTCAGTTTTTGGTTCATAAAAGGCATTACCCAAAAagttttttgagaaaaataatgacGGGCCCTGCtgtatgaaaattaacttttggtaactttaactaaaattttaaacatgattcagcattctttttcttttcgtttagTAAGAGTACTCATAGGAATATCTTTAGAACAGTAATAAGGATCTTTGTAAGGGTATAGTGGTAAGTAATTAGCTGAAGTCTTGGTTACAAATAGAGGTAGTAGATATGTTTAAGGGAAAGCCATATTTTGATGGGTCAGTCCATAGTGGGTGGATTGGAAGAAGATAGCCCATTCAAAAGGCTTCTAGATATTGTAggttgttttttatattgcaTTATATTAGCATCATGTCTTTTCTGTGCTTGGATACCCAACACATTCTTTTGATCAAATATCgaatttcaatgtattttttcCCTTGGATATGCATGATGTTTCTATCATTTGCATATATATGGAAGCCTTGACTAGAGAAAATTGATATGTTGATCTAGTCCAATGTATCTCCAGTTGATTTTTTCTAAAGGATCTACTAATATCTCTACAAAATCATCTGATAAATGGATCATTTTTACTATTCTGTCAAATTGGTATCCCCTGTGGTTGAATCAGTGATTGATATTCCCTTTGGTTTTGGTCAAAATAAAGTGTCAAACTTATTTCAGTTTGAGGTGAATCATGCAGTTAGCttcctttttgtattttgtggaGGTACATTAGTGCACAGAGCATGTGTAGAATTTAGCCACAGTTGAAAATCCATTCACTCGTGGCAAACTTAACAATTCTTATCAGGTGAATTATGCACTGGGCGCTATATATTACCTCTGCAATGCATCAAACAAGGAAGAGATTATGAAACCAGAAGTTGTAGATGTCATCAACAAATACGCAGTGGCTGAGAGTGTGAGCTTTAGTAATCTGGCTAAAGCAATTCTGGACAAGCACCTATCTAACAGAAACTGAAACTTGACATCCTTGATGGCAAATTGGCTGAAATCTCATTGCTAGGTTTGCTcgttcttcttctctttattcttttatgaTCTCATGAGTATGACCTtacctctctttcttttctttttaccatggtttttatatttcttttggtaacatttgatttcatagttaaaatttaaaaataaaaactatttttcccCAAAATTTGACTTTGATTTTGAGAACACCCCtaaagtaaaagagaaaacgtaggcaaaatggtaaaaagtagAGGTAtgaagcttaattttcaaaaaccaaattgttATCCTAAGGTCTAAGGGGTTGAAGTTTTCAACTTTAGGTGTGGATCACTCCAGATCACCCAAAGAGAGTTAATGAAATCTCATGGCATTGGCTCCTCAGTGTTGTACAATCTGTAAAAAAGTTCATACCCATGAGTGCAGCCATTTGTTTATGGTGCAGTCAGATATGTTTTTCGAATGGACttgaaaataatgtaaatatgtcTCTTTTAAGAAGTAACGTACTCCTGGTTCTCTCTCTACCCATTCTGAGCATTGGAGAAATCTTTTCTAACCATTTtagtgtaataaattttacacataaattttttatttctcactaaaaaaactctctttttcctttcaacttcGCCGTTGAAAACtgcttaaaaagaaaagaaaggaaaaaaaaaaaagaaaaaagaagactaGCAAATACCGGTGGCAAATATATCATTAAGAAAGTAATGCAAGAAGGTTGCTACTtgaaataatacattttcatGGTCTCTTCAAGCTGTAATGATTTCCCCCCTTTTTTGGGAATATGTGAAAACGAAATAATACAAGTTTTATGGTGATTAGGCTAGCTCATTTTGTCAACCACATATGGGGCATAATCTATGCAGATGTTCCAACTTATAAGCATCCCTAAGAAGTTTGTGATATGAAATGACATTTATTTGGTAACGATGCTTAAAATGGAGTTGTACAAATCTCTAATGACAAGTATattttatggttacatgtgtATTAGATTACTActattttttaagtataattgTGAGGTGAGAAATTGAATTGGACAACTTAACACTTTTTTTACAAACTCTTATGTTGAATAATAGTTCATTAGTGTGTACACGAtctattgttttctttgttttgtatcaagtgtttgaaacaaattaaggtaaagttttttaaattgaaaaaggaaatagttttaaaaagcttttttttttttttcttttaattctagaaattcaagaatttagttagggaaaaaaaggaaaataaataaacataaaaatgaaatggcaaatgaaatcaattattgattaaaaaatctttttgcTGTTCGAGAACCACTAAATCATCCCGTTCCTTGAAAGTGTTTCTTTTTGACGTGAAAGGGAAGCTATTTGTCAAATATTGGTTAATATTTAGAATCCCTCCAGCAAAGGTTACAAAGAGTGATACGCAACTGTGGGGAAGAGAATAAAAGAGTTTccttgcttttttttttttttttaaggcaaatttgatactttttgttattgtatttgatttattttgaacCAACTTGATAAATGATTGagttttggttaaattatagATGAAGTTCTACTGTTTATATGGTTTTAAAGTTACCATTCATCCTTGTGGTAAGAATATTTCTAAATCTTGATGATAAGAATATTTCTAAACAATCTCGCGGAAACATTCATGATAGCTTTTCTCAAACTCTAGCTTTTCTCAAACTCTAGATACTACTTAGCAAGTTTTATTGAAGCAAAGTTGGAATTCTAACTTTCTATATTACAAAGGTTTGATTTTAACTTTCTCCAAATAGATAATCTTAAAATCAATAGTACAAATTTTGTGTCAATtgagttaaattttattttgacacATAATGTAATTGCTATTTTATTACGGAAAAgcaattataataactaattaGAAAGTCGGTTTTGGCGTGCATACTTTTCTTacttctcatttttgtttctatctaAATATTCTCAGTTTGGGATTTTAATGTTTCTTGCAAAgtttttggtttcaaaattgATGTACAAATTTATGGCTGAAATATGTGTAAAAGCATGCTGAGACCTTATCTTAGGAGGTAAGTAAGAGTgatcaaaataaactattttgaaaaggtCCATAGTTGAATACAATATTGGAGTTAATTAGACAACGAAGAGatctttgttttgaaaatcaattttaatcttaaactTATCGAGTTGATAAAATCTTGTATTGATTTTAACAGTAAGTTTTCAGTTTTATCAATACATAAATGTTGTAATTTTAACTTCTCAATTTCAGatatagttaatttttttatatagaactCGCTTTACAAAATTCTAGGAAAATGTTATTGTAtttggttgaaatttatgagtgtctgaaaagttgaaatttataaaaggtTTAGAGTCAAATtacataattatttgaaaaagaagataggtaaaaagtataatttgaCCAACTAAACAAAATAGTGTTAGGTTAGAAGGTTAAGCTTTTAAGTCTTTGTTTAATGATTGGATCGAACAAACCCATTTTGCCTTTCTCATTTGAttcctttttgtttaattttccacAACACTCCTCAATCACttctcaatattttttattcccATTTTTCTCTAAGTTCACCATTACTACACATCTCCCATGTATTTTAAACACATGTTTCACAAcaacttcatttgtttttttttttttccttgtaaattatgtttattcacctttttaaaaaaaaataattttaatacaaCGTGAAGGTAGGGAATTTGATCCCAAGATCTCATATTCTCAAGAACATACAAATATCAATTAAGATCTCATATTCTCAAGAACATACAGATGTCAATTAAGTTAAGCTTACGTTGGTTTCATTTatcgttttgtttttcttttttatttaaaaataaagccCTTTCTTAAACACaaccattttgaaaaacaaaaatttaccGTTCTTGTTTCAAACTTAATATTTAgtccttaaattttaaaatgagataCTTTTAGTCtctgaaatttagaaaatggttTTATTAATTGGTCTCTCAAACTAACAGAAAAATGATGTGTGGACGAAGTGGTCTTAAACTTGTTAAAGaacatttttaatatgtataaacaatGATTTATGcccctttcattttttagttgACAAGGAAACGTTTAGGATGTGTTTGGGGTTCCAACATAGAGTGAGTTTAGTcctgtgtttaaattttaacctcCTATTTTGCTATGGTAAAAACTATCTACTttttgtgattaaaataatcaacaatCTCTCCCTCTACTATTTTCATTAACTCCACCCATCGACAACCACTTTCACTTTCAAGAAAGCTAGATCACCGTTGAGGAAGTTGATtgaagaggagagagaaagtgaAGCAGTAAGACTCTACTTAATAGGAGAGAAAGCCTCATTCACATTGGAAGAAAGAGGGTTAGGCCCACCACCAGTCTCAGTGGAGGAAGCATAAGCTATCTCATTTGTTCGAGATAAGCGCTTCTTCTTTTTGCCTTAAGGAGAGTTTTGTGATTTGACTCTTTTATCAAAGTGTGCAACAAGGAAACATAGTTCAACTTCAAAAACTAGCTTAAACGACTAGCCAACTCAATCCAAACCATCACCTATGCTAACCACCTATGTGActaactttgaaaattagagtTACACCCCCTTCTCAAATTTGTACCTCACAAATCTGAGAGAAGATGCGATTTAGACGAGACAAATGTCAACATCCCACATTGGGGTGACATTTGACACATAGGAGAACTTAAACAACTCAATGTCTAGCTATATTAAGCTTTTCATGCATCTTGTTGAAACTATATATGCTATGTGACAGACATAATCAAAAACTTAAACtcaactttatttattaagcAACTCTTCTCACCAAAGTTTACAATATCTATATATGATAGTTTTAGATTAAACACTTAATAATTACACGTAGTCTACACACGGATTACACTATATGCGTTTAAGTCTCTATCTTGACTGTGGAGACCAACTATGTGCTCCTAAAGAACATCTTAAAAATTGTGTGgaacctaaataaaataacatagaCTAAAGTACTATTTTAGTCCCTATATTTTAAGGGTTCTTCAATTGTAGTTCTTGTATTTTCGATTGTTCTGTTTTAATCCttgtacttttaataaatttaacttgaGTCCTCAACGTTAATTTCTACcgaaattgattaaataataataataattttcataggAGAAAATACAACATAGAgatatattttcaacttttgttgtGAAAATGctattaaataacaatttcttttaaataagaaCAATAAATTAGTAATGAATACAGAATTTAAGATTTAGGGAAAGGATATGAactaaatcaataattaaaaaagtacaaagaatgaagttaaatcatttttaaaaatataaaaaaaatatttaagtgattggaatattttagaaaattggaTGAATTAAGAGGATTAAGATTTTGTCTTATAAAACTACcactaaaacaattttttttcactctatGCAAGATGGACTTCcgatattttttaagaaaattaaaaaaattctggGGATGGGATGTtgtaattaactatatatattttatatatattatatatccttaattcaaaaatatagatttaattttagaaaagtgAAAAGGTAAATTTGGAAGaggatgaaaagaaattgggAAAATGTATGTGCAGTTGGTTGGActtttttgaaatagagaaataAGGGTGTTGTTATagtagtttcttttttaaatatccgagtagattaaaatttgagaaattatgccattttttttatattataattttaatttagtctcaaatgtattttaaatgttttttaaacctattcaatcttttctttttctttttctttttctttttctttttctttttctttttcctcctacacttttaaattttaggtaaGTCTCCATACAAACCatatcattcaaaatttacattttatcaataaaaattatcTTCTATACATTTTTATCCACATTCAACTAGATTCATTTTCAAGTCAAATGCACTATATTCAATACATTCTATACAATTGCATCcatcatttttcaattactCTTCTAACAAGTTTCAATGAAAGTTTGTGAGCGGCTACAAAAGTCCACAAACCTTCATAAGAATTTTACGATGCTTAGGAGCAAGCAATTGAaccaatataaaaaagatgcAGAGAAATCGATGAGCATTCAAAGATGAAGAATAATGTAAAAGTGGGAGACTAAAGAGTGAACAGTCTGAAgcgtcattttaaaaaaaataataacaaaacagCGTGAGGATGTCAAAGAACTAGTACCACAAAAACACCctcttgacagttttaaaaccgtcaaaaatcactattcttgacagttttaaaaccgtcaaaaatcactattcttgacagttttaaaaccgtcattGAAGCCAATGTCAAGAAAGTCAAAGTTCTTGATGTTTgataaaaacatcaagaatatTGAGTGTTTATGGCAGTTTGAGTATAAGTGTTCATGGCATTAATAACAGTCaagaaattgattgtttatgacattgaAAAACTGTCAAGGATGCACTTagcttgtttatgacattttaaaatagtccagaatgtaattttttatgacatttaaaaaccaTCAAgcatatttcaatttttttaaaaaaattgtaattcaataatatttttgttctctGTATTGTGCTCCCATACTCTTGATGATTTTTAAATGAGTCataatagaaaaaactaatatcGGCATAGTAGAGTTTAACATAAAACTAGTACACATATAAATAAGAACTTTCGTATACAACAATAACATAGATACCatttttacaaagaaactAAGTGCAGAAATCTATCGAATTTTTCCAAATGGACAAATACAagcaaaatagaaactaaatgttggtaatatatttttaccaagaaactaaatacaatAAGGTATTGTCgtgaataacaaaattacaataagTCTTGTCACTAACCAAACATCAATCACTTGCTTGGTAGCTTCGTCACTATAGTAGATCGATCGGATATTGGTGCAAAACCTTGgtaatttgaaatgtgtaGATGTTCCACTTCCACACTATCAATGTCCtctatttcatcttcttcaccgCCAAAATCTGCATCTCTTTCAAGtccattttcaataaattgcATATTGTACCATCATCGATATATGGCTTGATCAGTGGTCAAGTTGGGGCATAGGTCATTTGGCTAACATATCGTTGAAATATTGCGATAATTAGGTAAAATACACCTCCACCAATATCAAGTTTTTCAGCTGTTTTCTGTCATTTCCATTAAGAGATTGAATTAAACTAATCTAGCCAAAAGTCACACACCACAAGGAACAAAATGAACTATGAACTTGAAAATAGCAAGTCTATTATGAATAAAGCAGGCTTGACTTTGCAATCAAGTCAACAAGAGAGGTGTATGTCAATGTATTAAGCTAAAACTTGATTGGATTGATTTCCAGAAGGCAGAATATAATGCATCagataaaattaactaaaaacatTACTGTTTTAAGCAtagtttttcttcaaatatacAATCGTGGGGTAGGAGATCTTCATGGTTGGCACTCATCTATTTATAGATTAAAGATAAGATTAAAGGATCTTCATCATGCTAAGAGACTTGCAAGACAATCAAATGACATTTAAAAGTGTACAgtattgaaatttcaaaacaaagaaataactATATATTCCTACATTCAGCTAGTcctttctatcaatattttgacaaaaaaatatgaggaaacaagaaaatgatatCTTTGGCCCAAGTTCTCTGCTAAAGCAATAATAGCTTCAAACACATAAGGGCAGTGtctgtaaaaataaaaatataaaattaagtatCAATAATCTTCAACAGTTGATGGggaaattataaatgtttattaaagTATCAACTAAAAGGTTGTGAGACTCATTTCTAATTTGGGTAAGGAAGTAAAATTCGACTAAGTATTAAGAAGTTGACGTTTGAACAAATTCGCGGAAATGATTAAGCGGtaaaatcttttatggttAAAGTATACATTTTTGCGATTAAGTAGGTAGTTCATGAAAGAAGTTGTGtgataagaagagaaaaaatctTCGCATAAGTTAAGTGAAGGTTTTGAGTGTTAGAATAGGAGTTTTTGGTGGTCGTGCGAGAAGAACCAAGTGTTTTGTGTGGAGAAGAAGTCTGTGAGAAAGCCTTGGAGTTTAAGCTCGCGATAAGAGTTCTATgcgagtaaaagttggttagttcgTTCACGTGGAAGATTtcttatagtaaaaatataatcatgcGATAAGGTTATTCACGAGAAATGTTAAGTGGTTGAAGTTATTCGCAGTTTGGATTAGGCGAGAAGCAAGGTCTAGCgatgaaaatgtcaaatttgatttgacaGAGGTTAACGtgtaagattaaggatttaaGCATGACTAggttgaatattaaatttacacgtGTGAAGTTTTAACAAGAGCTGGCGATCTGAGAAGAGTTTTTGCATGACTAAGTTGGTTTAAGAGCTCTATAAAAAGAGGACCTCATCCTTTTGTTTtgagagaaggaaagaaaattgttgaaaGTTGCTGGATT encodes:
- the LOC101211784 gene encoding armadillo repeat-containing protein 7 isoform X1, whose translation is MFTNDQRQAERTGKYGTPRLQYLQELVNEFQSSTSQETKESLVANLANFSYDPYNYSFLRQLNVLELFLDCMTEPNEKLIEFGIGGICNSCVDPANASIITQCGGIPLIIECLSSPVKNTVNYALGAIYYLCNASNKEEIMKPEVVDVINKYAVAESVSFSNLAKAILDKHLSNRN
- the LOC101211784 gene encoding armadillo repeat-containing protein 7 isoform X2; protein product: MFTNDQRQAERTGKYGTPRLQYLQELVNEFQSSTSQETKESLVANLANFSYDPYNYSFLRQLNVLELFLDCMTEPNEKLIEFDPANASIITQCGGIPLIIECLSSPVKNTVNYALGAIYYLCNASNKEEIMKPEVVDVINKYAVAESVSFSNLAKAILDKHLSNRN